One region of Intestinimonas massiliensis (ex Afouda et al. 2020) genomic DNA includes:
- a CDS encoding polyamine ABC transporter substrate-binding protein, with translation MKKALTLILALALALSLCACGGAPKPTGSGNEPSTASSELNIFMWGDYISETLISDFEKANNCTVNLSYMSDNADSITKLTAGAGDSYDLIMTCDAYMESLIKGGYLEKLDHEQIPNADANINEAYWFGDNRDYCVPYLMNYIYIVYDTERCPIDITCYNDLIRPEMAGQIGSIDGARNLFPMALIALGYDPNSTKESEIKEAYEWLTKFNKNVVAYGATQENIVNGTISCMLTYDGNASWAMNELGANNTLTIAPFTNDPVQLGFDLFVVPKGAKHIDLAHKFLNYICEPAVMAANLVDFPYSCPNDAAVAAASEAYRNDPAFDFDYKTNIFFQKDVGDALAIYDQYYQMLKVGE, from the coding sequence ATGAAAAAAGCACTGACTCTGATCCTGGCGCTCGCACTTGCTCTGTCCCTGTGTGCCTGTGGCGGAGCCCCCAAGCCCACCGGCAGCGGAAACGAACCGTCCACCGCCAGCAGTGAGCTGAACATCTTCATGTGGGGCGACTACATCTCCGAGACCCTGATCTCCGACTTTGAGAAGGCGAACAACTGCACCGTCAACCTGAGCTATATGTCCGACAACGCCGACTCCATCACCAAGCTGACCGCCGGTGCTGGTGACAGCTATGACCTGATCATGACCTGCGACGCCTATATGGAATCCCTCATCAAGGGCGGCTATCTGGAAAAGCTGGACCATGAGCAAATTCCCAACGCCGACGCCAATATCAACGAGGCCTATTGGTTTGGCGACAACCGGGACTACTGCGTGCCCTATCTCATGAACTATATCTATATCGTGTACGATACCGAGCGCTGCCCCATCGACATCACCTGCTACAACGACCTAATCCGGCCGGAGATGGCCGGCCAGATTGGCAGCATTGACGGTGCGCGCAACCTGTTCCCCATGGCCCTGATCGCGCTGGGCTATGATCCCAACTCCACCAAGGAAAGCGAGATCAAAGAGGCCTATGAGTGGCTGACCAAGTTCAACAAAAACGTGGTCGCCTATGGCGCCACCCAGGAAAACATCGTAAACGGCACCATCTCCTGTATGCTGACCTATGACGGGAATGCCTCCTGGGCCATGAACGAGCTGGGTGCGAACAACACTCTGACCATCGCTCCCTTTACGAACGACCCGGTACAGTTGGGCTTTGACCTGTTTGTAGTACCCAAGGGCGCCAAGCATATCGACCTGGCCCATAAGTTCCTCAATTACATCTGCGAGCCTGCGGTTATGGCCGCCAACCTGGTAGACTTCCCCTATTCCTGTCCCAACGACGCCGCCGTGGCCGCCGCCAGCGAAGCGTACCGCAACGACCCTGCCTTCGATTTCGACTATAAGACCAACATCTTCTTCCAAAAAGATGTGGGCGACGCGCTGGCCATCTATGACCAGTATTATCAGATGCTGAAGGTCGGCGAATGA
- a CDS encoding ABC transporter ATP-binding protein produces MAASIVSLRNVEKWYGNNHVVKDMNLEIEEGEFLTLLGPSGCGKTTTLRMIAGFEDATEGSIEVQGVRVEEKEPFQRDVNTVFQNYSLFPHMTVYDNVAYGPTIRKMPKDEIRRRVTEMLELVQMANYEKRKPEALSGGQKQRIAIARALINNPRVLLLDEPLGALDLKLRKQMQIELKRLQKKLGITFVYVTHDQEEAMTMSDRIAVMRDGVILQMGAPMEIYERPATRFVADFIGESNVLEGRVTGVKEGVLSVETPAGGVRCRGQGFGVGDALCVAIRPEYLRISREPVDGFSLPATVKDFIYMGALIKTSLDLKNGQEVKLSRLEADSSLREGDAVHLWWEAEKAVAIHDDSRQGAVREAAVC; encoded by the coding sequence ATGGCTGCTTCCATCGTATCTCTACGGAATGTGGAGAAATGGTACGGCAACAACCATGTCGTCAAAGACATGAACCTGGAGATCGAAGAGGGAGAATTTCTTACGCTGCTGGGACCGTCCGGCTGCGGGAAGACCACGACCCTGCGTATGATCGCAGGTTTTGAAGACGCCACAGAGGGCAGCATTGAGGTCCAGGGCGTCCGTGTGGAGGAGAAGGAGCCCTTCCAGCGGGACGTGAACACGGTCTTTCAGAACTATTCACTCTTCCCGCACATGACGGTGTATGACAACGTGGCCTATGGCCCGACCATCCGCAAGATGCCCAAGGATGAAATCCGCCGTCGGGTGACCGAGATGCTGGAGCTCGTGCAGATGGCCAACTACGAAAAGCGCAAGCCGGAGGCCCTGTCCGGCGGCCAGAAGCAACGCATCGCCATTGCCCGGGCGCTTATCAACAATCCCCGGGTCCTGTTGTTGGACGAACCTCTAGGGGCACTGGACCTGAAGCTGCGCAAGCAGATGCAGATCGAGCTTAAGCGCCTTCAGAAGAAGCTGGGCATTACCTTTGTCTATGTCACCCATGACCAGGAGGAAGCCATGACCATGTCCGACCGCATTGCGGTCATGCGGGACGGGGTCATTCTCCAAATGGGCGCCCCGATGGAAATCTATGAGCGGCCAGCGACCCGGTTTGTAGCTGACTTCATTGGCGAATCCAATGTGCTGGAGGGCAGGGTGACCGGTGTGAAGGAGGGGGTGCTTTCGGTGGAGACCCCTGCGGGGGGCGTCCGGTGCCGGGGCCAGGGCTTTGGGGTGGGTGACGCGCTGTGCGTGGCCATCCGGCCCGAGTACCTCCGTATTTCCAGGGAACCGGTGGATGGGTTTTCCCTGCCTGCAACGGTAAAGGACTTCATCTATATGGGCGCTCTGATCAAGACCAGTCTGGACCTAAAGAATGGACAGGAGGTCAAGCTCTCCCGGCTGGAGGCCGATTCCTCTCTGCGGGAGGGGGACGCGGTGCATCTCTGGTGGGAGGCGGAGAAAGCGGTCGCTATCCATGACGACTCCAGGCAGGGCGCGGTCCGGGAGGCGGCGGTATGCTGA
- the frlC gene encoding fructoselysine 3-epimerase produces the protein MKFGLFTCGYQRAALEDAFADAVRFGYDYIELWGGRPHGFAPDLLSDDGAEIRGLIQRFGMPVRVYTPEHNAYPYNYMLGSRRQWEDSMEYLESAIRAGAAIGAEYTLVSLGHSGGLPLQERTRRLERSLLRLADAAQRLGHALVVENLTPWESDTCTNLASYAALLERLDHPALCGMCDVVVPFVQGEDPADYPRRLGSRMRHLHLVDSDGISETHLVPGEGMMPLGRVLRDIRAAGYDGAATLELVTHYIDAPSRYARLALERTKELMV, from the coding sequence ATGAAATTCGGACTGTTTACCTGTGGATATCAGCGCGCCGCACTGGAAGATGCGTTTGCAGACGCCGTCCGTTTCGGATATGATTATATCGAGCTCTGGGGCGGGCGGCCCCACGGGTTTGCCCCGGATCTGCTTTCTGATGATGGAGCGGAGATCCGTGGGCTGATCCAGCGCTTTGGGATGCCGGTGAGGGTCTATACCCCGGAGCACAACGCCTACCCCTACAACTATATGCTGGGCAGCCGGCGGCAGTGGGAGGACAGCATGGAGTACCTGGAGTCTGCCATCCGGGCCGGAGCTGCCATTGGAGCGGAGTATACACTCGTTTCCCTGGGACACAGCGGCGGCCTCCCGCTCCAGGAGAGGACGCGGCGCCTGGAGCGCAGTCTGCTCCGCCTGGCAGACGCGGCACAGCGTCTGGGTCATGCCCTGGTGGTGGAGAACCTGACCCCCTGGGAGTCGGACACCTGTACCAACTTGGCTTCCTATGCCGCACTGCTGGAGCGCCTGGACCATCCTGCCCTTTGCGGCATGTGCGATGTGGTGGTGCCCTTTGTCCAAGGGGAGGACCCGGCGGATTATCCCCGCCGCCTGGGGAGCCGGATGCGGCATCTCCATCTGGTGGATTCCGATGGGATCAGCGAGACCCATCTGGTGCCCGGCGAGGGAATGATGCCGCTGGGCCGGGTGCTGCGGGACATCCGCGCGGCGGGCTATGACGGCGCCGCCACCCTGGAACTGGTAACCCACTATATTGACGCCCCCTCCCGGTATGCGCGGCTGGCGCTAGAGCGGACAAAGGAGCTGATGGTATGA
- a CDS encoding sigma-54 interaction domain-containing protein, whose protein sequence is MQERNPIYLQKGGASLLHGSTEEINRQLFAILGSVYDGLFITDGNAVTILINQAYQTISGLNPEDVLGKNMRDIVASGLIDRSGTLIALETGKPATLEQTFRTGKQALITSTPCFSDKDKISMVITVVRDMTDLYGLQEKYHESEERHRSEMAFLQRSQQLTSQLIAQDPRTLDTLRRVQKVAALDTTILLLGETGVGKEQFARFIYENSARSGQSFIGINCGAIPPTLIESELFGYERGAFTGANREGKMGVFESANKGTVFLDEIGDLPLDMQVHLLRVLQERQVKRVGGVRSISVDVRIVAATNRDLLEMVREKTFREDLYYRLNVVPIQIPPLRERKGDIKPLIQSFLTDMNKKYRFQKAFTPAAMEVMHRYAWPGNVRELKNVVEQAVILSSGDYILPTDLPITSRHEADSDGGTLDLRLAVAQFEYDHICLAYKKYRNVRAAAASLGMDDATFVRKRKKYEKLLQK, encoded by the coding sequence ATGCAGGAGCGGAATCCCATCTATTTGCAGAAGGGCGGTGCCTCCCTGCTGCACGGTAGCACAGAGGAAATTAATCGCCAGCTCTTCGCCATCTTGGGCAGCGTTTACGACGGCCTGTTCATAACCGATGGCAACGCCGTCACCATTCTCATCAACCAGGCATACCAGACCATCTCCGGTCTGAACCCCGAGGACGTGCTGGGCAAAAACATGCGGGACATCGTCGCCTCCGGCCTCATTGACCGCTCGGGCACGCTAATCGCTCTGGAGACCGGAAAGCCTGCCACCCTGGAGCAGACCTTCCGCACCGGGAAACAGGCCCTGATTACCAGCACCCCCTGTTTTTCCGACAAGGACAAAATCTCCATGGTTATCACCGTGGTCCGGGATATGACGGACCTCTATGGTCTGCAGGAGAAATACCACGAGAGCGAGGAGCGCCACCGGTCTGAGATGGCTTTTCTCCAGCGCAGCCAACAGCTCACCTCCCAGCTCATCGCCCAGGACCCGCGTACTCTGGATACCCTGCGCCGGGTTCAGAAGGTGGCCGCCTTGGACACCACCATACTCCTGCTGGGGGAAACCGGCGTGGGCAAGGAGCAGTTCGCCCGTTTCATCTACGAAAACTCCGCCCGGTCCGGACAAAGCTTTATCGGCATCAACTGCGGAGCAATCCCGCCCACGCTCATTGAAAGCGAGCTCTTCGGCTACGAGCGTGGGGCCTTTACCGGGGCCAACCGGGAGGGAAAAATGGGGGTCTTTGAAAGCGCCAACAAGGGCACCGTCTTTCTGGATGAGATCGGCGATTTGCCCCTGGATATGCAGGTCCATCTGCTGCGGGTCCTTCAGGAGCGGCAGGTCAAGCGTGTCGGCGGCGTCCGTTCGATCTCTGTGGATGTGCGCATCGTGGCCGCCACCAACCGGGACCTGCTGGAGATGGTCCGCGAAAAGACCTTCCGGGAGGATCTCTACTATCGGCTTAACGTGGTGCCCATCCAAATTCCACCCCTGCGGGAGCGAAAGGGGGACATAAAGCCCCTGATTCAGTCTTTCCTGACCGATATGAACAAGAAATACCGTTTTCAGAAGGCTTTTACCCCGGCGGCTATGGAGGTAATGCACCGCTACGCTTGGCCTGGTAATGTCCGGGAGTTGAAAAACGTGGTGGAACAGGCCGTCATCCTCAGCAGCGGGGACTATATCTTGCCCACCGACTTGCCCATTACAAGCCGCCATGAGGCTGATAGCGATGGTGGGACCCTGGACCTGCGGTTGGCTGTGGCACAATTCGAATACGACCACATCTGCCTGGCTTACAAAAAATACCGAAACGTGAGGGCCGCCGCGGCCAGCCTGGGAATGGACGATGCCACCTTCGTGCGCAAGCGAAAGAAATATGAAAAACTGCTTCAAAAATAA
- a CDS encoding ABC transporter permease, translated as MTKNKRLLRRKAVRILSNLYAVLIYSIFYIPVAVMILFSFNDAKRNYYWQGFTTEWYGKLFSFANTDLWDALLYSLIIAVLATLISVTIGVLGGIGLKKFEFRTKRFINMMIYVPIIVPEIVLAVAMLIIFMTVGIRLGMGTILIGHCTFCIPYAVVTIKGRITGDSETLQEASMDLGANRFQTFWRVTVPSIMPGILSSAFLAFTLSIDDVVMSNMLAGPSQSTLPVLILSLNRTGITPDVNALTTVMVALMVAGMLVLNGVQRHLKKRENRLAAGVETKRSSAHAA; from the coding sequence GTGACAAAGAACAAGCGGCTCCTCCGCCGGAAAGCGGTGCGGATTCTAAGCAACCTCTACGCCGTGCTGATCTATTCCATCTTCTATATCCCGGTAGCGGTAATGATCCTATTTTCCTTCAACGACGCCAAACGAAACTACTACTGGCAAGGGTTTACCACCGAGTGGTATGGTAAGCTGTTCTCCTTTGCAAATACCGACTTGTGGGACGCGCTGCTCTATTCGCTGATCATCGCCGTGCTGGCCACCCTGATCAGCGTGACCATCGGCGTTTTGGGTGGGATCGGGCTGAAAAAGTTCGAGTTTCGGACCAAGCGCTTTATCAACATGATGATCTATGTGCCCATTATCGTGCCCGAGATCGTGCTGGCGGTGGCGATGCTGATCATTTTTATGACAGTGGGCATCCGTCTGGGCATGGGCACTATCCTCATCGGCCACTGCACCTTCTGCATCCCTTATGCTGTGGTCACCATCAAGGGGCGTATCACCGGCGACAGTGAGACGCTGCAGGAGGCGTCCATGGATTTGGGGGCCAATCGGTTCCAGACATTCTGGAGAGTTACGGTGCCCAGCATTATGCCCGGCATTCTTTCCTCCGCCTTTCTGGCGTTCACCCTGTCCATCGACGACGTGGTCATGTCCAATATGCTGGCCGGGCCGTCTCAGTCCACCCTTCCGGTGCTCATCCTGTCGCTGAATCGCACCGGAATCACTCCCGACGTCAATGCGCTGACCACCGTGATGGTGGCGCTGATGGTGGCGGGGATGCTGGTGCTCAACGGCGTGCAGCGGCACCTGAAAAAACGCGAAAACCGGCTGGCCGCAGGGGTGGAAACCAAACGCTCATCCGCGCACGCCGCTTGA
- a CDS encoding ABC transporter permease, producing MLKRKGTRRGKKRHSRLPMLAQAGPVSLWMILFVTIPMLFVIYISFMTRGTFGGVEYVFSIDSYQTLLDVIYFKVIAKSFRVAVVTTVLCLLVGYPFAYYIARKPPEVASRLIMLIMIPFWTNSLMRLNAWMLLFQVNGPVNHALMALGLTPEPIKFIYTDWLVMLGLITNMLPFAVLPMYASIEKLQKSMLEASADLGAKPSVTFLRVTLPLTFPGIFSAIILTFIPALGIYTVTDMLGGGKVLYIGNIIKNQFGAIRNWPLGAALSVLLLAITALLIFVYMRFAKLEDMEVV from the coding sequence ATGCTGAAGCGCAAAGGAACGCGCCGCGGGAAAAAGAGGCACAGCCGCCTGCCCATGTTGGCGCAGGCGGGTCCCGTCTCCCTATGGATGATTCTTTTTGTTACCATTCCCATGCTCTTTGTCATCTACATCAGCTTTATGACACGGGGCACCTTCGGCGGAGTGGAATATGTATTCAGCATCGACAGCTATCAGACGCTGCTGGATGTGATCTATTTCAAAGTCATTGCCAAGAGCTTTCGGGTGGCCGTGGTGACCACGGTGCTGTGCCTGCTGGTGGGCTATCCCTTTGCGTACTATATTGCCCGCAAGCCGCCTGAGGTGGCCTCCCGCCTCATTATGCTCATCATGATCCCCTTCTGGACCAATTCACTGATGCGGCTGAACGCCTGGATGCTGCTGTTTCAGGTCAACGGTCCGGTGAATCATGCGCTGATGGCCCTGGGGCTGACGCCTGAGCCCATAAAGTTCATTTACACCGATTGGCTGGTCATGCTGGGTCTGATTACCAATATGCTGCCCTTTGCGGTCCTCCCCATGTACGCCTCCATCGAAAAGCTGCAGAAGTCGATGCTGGAGGCCTCGGCAGATCTGGGGGCAAAGCCGTCGGTCACCTTCCTACGGGTGACCCTCCCTCTGACCTTCCCTGGTATTTTCTCTGCCATCATCCTTACCTTTATCCCTGCGCTGGGCATTTACACCGTGACCGATATGCTGGGCGGCGGTAAGGTGCTCTACATCGGCAACATCATCAAAAACCAGTTCGGCGCCATCCGAAACTGGCCTTTGGGCGCGGCGCTGAGTGTGCTGCTGCTGGCGATTACTGCGCTGCTCATCTTCGTTTACATGCGCTTTGCCAAACTTGAGGATATGGAGGTGGTATAA
- a CDS encoding SIS domain-containing protein, with protein sequence MVKFEEERFLDNVRGALALRGQIEAIVDAADGQCDNLCWLGIGGTWASCLQTTVHMKEHSAMEVFALNAAEYNTTGDRRVGARTFVVISSVTGTTEEMCTAVEKLHAAGARVLGFIDKEDSPLARAVDWCISFPHNEQLKFFMTADRFMFLRGEFKDYDRYYAQLDACLPEGLAAAEKAADEFGRSFAKAHMNDKLHYFVGAGTLYGATYSYAMCYWEEMHWIRTKSIHAAEFFHGMLEIVDRDTPVTVFVGEDSQRELALRVAHFLPKVCDNFCVIDTADYPLEGIDLEYRGNLSHLLMHAVTNRIDAHLEALSGHDMKLRRYYRQMEY encoded by the coding sequence ATGGTAAAATTTGAGGAAGAAAGGTTTTTGGACAATGTGCGCGGCGCCCTGGCGCTCAGAGGACAGATCGAGGCGATCGTGGACGCGGCGGACGGTCAGTGCGACAACCTGTGTTGGCTGGGCATCGGCGGGACATGGGCGAGCTGCCTTCAGACCACGGTACACATGAAGGAGCACAGCGCCATGGAGGTGTTCGCCCTCAACGCCGCCGAGTACAACACCACCGGCGACCGGCGGGTGGGCGCGCGGACCTTCGTGGTCATCTCGTCGGTGACAGGTACTACGGAGGAGATGTGCACGGCGGTGGAAAAGCTCCACGCCGCCGGCGCCCGGGTGCTGGGGTTCATCGACAAGGAGGACTCCCCCCTGGCCCGGGCGGTGGACTGGTGCATCAGCTTCCCCCACAACGAGCAACTGAAATTCTTCATGACGGCGGACCGGTTCATGTTCCTCCGGGGTGAGTTCAAAGACTACGACCGCTACTACGCCCAACTGGACGCCTGTCTGCCGGAGGGCCTGGCTGCGGCGGAGAAGGCCGCCGACGAGTTTGGCCGCTCCTTCGCTAAGGCGCACATGAACGACAAGCTCCACTATTTCGTGGGCGCAGGCACCCTTTACGGCGCCACCTACTCCTATGCCATGTGTTACTGGGAGGAAATGCACTGGATCCGAACCAAATCCATTCACGCAGCGGAGTTCTTCCACGGGATGCTGGAGATCGTAGACCGGGATACTCCGGTGACCGTGTTTGTTGGAGAGGACTCCCAGCGTGAGCTGGCTCTGCGGGTGGCCCACTTCCTGCCCAAGGTCTGCGACAATTTCTGCGTGATCGACACGGCGGATTACCCCCTGGAGGGCATCGACCTGGAATACCGCGGCAACCTCAGCCACCTGCTGATGCATGCGGTGACCAACCGCATCGACGCCCATCTGGAGGCGCTGTCCGGACACGATATGAAGCTGCGGCGCTATTACCGCCAGATGGAATATTGA
- a CDS encoding 4-hydroxyphenylacetate 3-hydroxylase family protein, with translation MALMTGEQYIESIRKIPMEIYMFGKKVENPVDDPILRPSLNSVRMTYDLAQMPEYQDLMTVVSPETGERINRFTHIHRSTEDLRNKVKMQRLLGQKTAACFQRCVGMDAFNAEYSTTYEVDKKYGTTYHENFKKFMLYCQENDLTVDGAMTDTKGDRSKAPHEQADPDLFLHVVERRPDGVVVCGAKAHQTGIINSHEVIVMPTQSMGPDDKDYAISFAVPLDTKGLFMIIGRQSCDTRKREGSEMDVGNAEFGGVEALTVFDHVFVPNERIFLNGETEFAGMLVERFAGYHRQSYGGCKVGVGDVLIGAAAVAADYNGANKASHVKDKLIEMTHLNETLYCCGIACSAEGYPTESGNYMIDLLLANVCKQNVTRFPYEIVRLAEDIAGGLMVTAPAEADLRDPKLGPVIDKYLRGVNSVSTENRLRILRLIENLSLGTAAVGYRTESMHGAGSPQAQRIMISRQGNLVQKKALAKAIAHIKE, from the coding sequence ATGGCACTCATGACCGGTGAACAGTACATCGAATCCATCCGTAAAATCCCCATGGAAATCTACATGTTCGGCAAAAAAGTGGAAAACCCCGTGGACGACCCCATCCTCCGCCCCTCTCTAAACTCCGTGCGCATGACCTACGACCTGGCACAGATGCCCGAGTATCAGGACCTGATGACGGTGGTCTCCCCCGAGACCGGCGAGCGCATCAACCGCTTCACCCACATCCATCGCTCCACCGAGGATCTCCGGAACAAGGTGAAGATGCAGCGCTTGTTGGGCCAGAAGACCGCCGCCTGCTTCCAGCGCTGCGTTGGCATGGATGCATTCAACGCCGAGTACTCCACCACCTATGAAGTTGACAAAAAGTACGGCACCACCTACCATGAAAACTTCAAGAAGTTTATGCTCTATTGCCAGGAGAACGACCTGACCGTGGACGGCGCCATGACCGACACCAAGGGCGACCGTTCCAAGGCCCCTCATGAGCAGGCCGATCCGGATCTCTTCCTCCACGTGGTGGAACGCCGTCCCGACGGCGTGGTGGTCTGCGGCGCCAAAGCCCATCAGACCGGCATCATCAACTCCCACGAGGTCATCGTCATGCCCACCCAGTCCATGGGCCCCGACGACAAGGACTATGCCATCTCCTTCGCGGTGCCCCTGGACACCAAGGGTCTCTTTATGATTATCGGCCGCCAGAGCTGCGACACCCGCAAGCGGGAGGGCAGCGAGATGGATGTGGGCAACGCCGAGTTCGGCGGTGTGGAGGCCCTCACCGTCTTTGACCATGTATTCGTGCCCAACGAGCGCATCTTCCTCAACGGCGAGACCGAGTTTGCCGGAATGCTGGTGGAGCGCTTCGCTGGCTATCACCGCCAGAGCTATGGCGGGTGCAAGGTGGGCGTGGGCGACGTGCTGATCGGTGCTGCTGCCGTGGCCGCAGACTACAACGGCGCCAATAAGGCAAGCCATGTGAAGGATAAGCTCATCGAGATGACCCACCTGAACGAAACCCTCTACTGCTGCGGCATCGCCTGCTCCGCCGAGGGTTATCCCACCGAGAGCGGCAACTACATGATCGACCTCCTACTGGCCAACGTCTGCAAGCAGAACGTGACCCGCTTCCCCTACGAGATCGTTCGTCTGGCGGAGGACATCGCCGGCGGCTTGATGGTCACCGCTCCCGCCGAGGCCGACCTCCGGGACCCCAAGCTGGGCCCCGTCATCGACAAGTATCTCCGCGGCGTGAACAGCGTCTCCACCGAGAACCGCCTGCGCATCCTGCGGCTCATCGAGAACCTGTCTTTGGGCACCGCCGCCGTGGGCTACCGCACCGAGTCCATGCACGGCGCCGGCTCTCCCCAGGCGCAGCGCATCATGATCTCCCGTCAGGGCAACCTGGTCCAAAAGAAGGCCCTGGCCAAGGCCATCGCCCATATCAAGGAGTAA
- a CDS encoding GntR family transcriptional regulator produces the protein MKDKRTDCSPLHTQLREVIRAKIDEGEYPPGTCIPSESQLSETYGLNRLSVRSALAALEYEGLLHSVQGKGVFVTAPKLERDMESLGGFRQTMRERSQRPGMRVLIKALRQAGPLYAQILGCAPEEDIWYVRRICQANGKPIALEEIFIPTDVVPGFEEVDINLFSVFEVYRWNGIYPVRGEQRLAITHLDPAEARLIGLREENAVLEFSGATYDREGRAIEFSRSYTHSDRCEFLVHFQK, from the coding sequence ATGAAGGATAAACGAACGGATTGTTCTCCACTTCACACCCAACTCAGGGAAGTGATCCGCGCCAAAATTGATGAGGGAGAGTATCCCCCCGGAACCTGCATCCCCTCAGAAAGTCAGCTATCGGAGACCTATGGCCTCAACCGCCTGTCGGTGCGAAGCGCTTTGGCGGCGCTGGAATATGAGGGGCTGCTTCACAGTGTGCAGGGCAAGGGCGTTTTTGTCACCGCCCCAAAGTTGGAACGGGATATGGAGTCCCTGGGCGGCTTTCGGCAGACCATGCGGGAGCGGAGCCAGCGTCCCGGTATGCGGGTGCTCATCAAAGCGCTTCGACAGGCGGGGCCCCTCTACGCACAGATCTTGGGCTGTGCCCCGGAAGAGGACATCTGGTATGTCCGGCGCATTTGCCAGGCAAACGGGAAGCCCATCGCACTGGAGGAAATCTTCATCCCCACGGACGTGGTACCCGGCTTTGAAGAGGTGGACATCAATCTCTTCTCCGTCTTCGAGGTCTATCGGTGGAATGGAATCTACCCGGTTCGGGGGGAACAACGTCTTGCCATCACGCATCTGGACCCGGCTGAGGCCAGGCTGATCGGCCTCAGAGAGGAGAACGCCGTCCTGGAATTTTCCGGCGCCACCTATGACAGGGAGGGGCGGGCCATCGAGTTTTCCCGCAGTTATACCCATAGTGACCGCTGCGAGTTCCTGGTTCATTTCCAAAAGTAA
- a CDS encoding GntR family transcriptional regulator, with the protein MVDKVRRYTPRPRQAAQEAIEAYILKNQMKANDKFPPERTMCQMWGLNRSTLRSTLARMARDGRVHAVQGSGTCFTPRVDRVLQDLKSFTQYAADLGMKPETRLLGLSMVECDKQLARRFQRVLGDKLYRVIRLRMLDGMPLMIETAYIPAALTPGLEERDLVGGSLFAIMEENYHLIMHHGYERISITTTTPEEANYLGTGAGVPAFWIVSEVYGDDGALIEYCRTIGRCDRMQMSSTLYWIGGGDEG; encoded by the coding sequence ATGGTGGACAAGGTCAGGCGATATACCCCGCGCCCACGGCAGGCAGCCCAGGAGGCTATCGAGGCATACATTCTAAAAAACCAGATGAAGGCCAACGACAAGTTTCCGCCCGAACGGACCATGTGCCAAATGTGGGGACTGAACCGCAGCACCTTGCGCAGCACATTGGCCCGGATGGCGCGCGACGGGCGTGTGCATGCGGTCCAGGGCAGCGGGACCTGCTTTACCCCGCGGGTGGACCGGGTACTTCAGGACCTGAAAAGCTTTACTCAATATGCGGCGGACCTGGGTATGAAGCCGGAGACCCGGCTGCTGGGCCTTTCCATGGTGGAGTGTGATAAACAACTGGCCCGGCGCTTTCAGCGTGTGCTGGGCGATAAGCTGTACCGTGTCATCCGCCTTCGGATGTTGGACGGAATGCCTCTTATGATCGAAACCGCTTATATCCCCGCCGCGCTGACGCCCGGGCTGGAGGAGCGGGATTTGGTGGGAGGGTCTCTCTTTGCCATTATGGAGGAGAACTATCATCTCATCATGCACCACGGCTATGAGAGGATCAGCATCACCACCACTACGCCCGAGGAGGCCAACTACCTAGGGACGGGGGCGGGGGTGCCTGCCTTCTGGATCGTCAGCGAGGTCTACGGCGACGATGGGGCCCTCATTGAATACTGCCGCACCATCGGGCGCTGTGACCGGATGCAGATGAGCAGTACGCTCTACTGGATCGGAGGCGGAGATGAAGGATAA